The following are encoded together in the Chaetodon auriga isolate fChaAug3 chromosome 4, fChaAug3.hap1, whole genome shotgun sequence genome:
- the chrnb3a gene encoding neuronal acetylcholine receptor subunit beta-3a isoform X1: MIRGSMKFAVAVLLFSLALGKATMQVQEDFVSLAEMEDSLLRNLFRGYQKWVRPVQHANDTITVRFGLKISQLVDVDEKNQLMTTNVWLWQEWVDVKLKWNPDDYGGITSIRVPSETIWLPDIVLYENADGRFEGSLMTKAIVRWDGTITWTPPASYKSSCTMDVTFFPFDRQNCSMKFGSWTYDGNMVDLVLVDHYVDRKDFFDNGEWEILNATGVKGSRRDEVYWYPFVTYSFILKRLPLFYTLFLIIPCLGLSFLTVLVFYLPSDEGEKLSLSTSVLVSLTVFLLVIEEIIPSSSKVIPLIGEYLLFIMIFVTFSIIVTVFVINVHHRSSATYHPMAPWVKSLFLQRLPRLLCMRGHTDRYHFPDMEMRSPELKPRKGVGRRGVSSHSGSQQRGPLAGKEDETQAWLAMLEKATNSVRYISRHIKKEHFIREVVQDWKFVAQVLDRIFLWAFLTVSILGTVLIFTPALQMYLSSHTHTHTHKLMNTCQQLCLVFQFVFDYDLLMKFNKTFTPCISIVESNFYLLTVCFAACNDYWKLQCSRCNLLYIVSLHRSAKD, from the exons ATGATCAGAGGGAGCATGAAGTTTGCGGTTGCGGTGTTGTTGTTCTCCCTGGCTCTCGGGAAGGCTACTATGCAAG TTCAGGAAGACTTTGTGTCACTGGCTGAGATGGAGGATTCGTTGTTGAGGAACCTTTTCAGGGGTTACCAGAAGTGGGTGCGGCCTGTCCAGCACGCCAATGACACCATCACTGTTCGCTTTGGGCTCAAGATCTCACAGCTGGTTGATGTG GATGAAAAGAACCAACTGATGACTACAAATGTCTGGCTCTGGCAG GAGTGGGTTGATGTGAAGCTGAAGTGGAACCCAGATGACTATGGAGGTATCACCTCCATCAGAGTGCCCTCAGAGACGATTTGGCTGCCTGACATTGTCCTGTATGAAAA TGCGGACGGTCGCTTTGAGGGTTCCCTGATGACCAAAGCCATTGTGCGCTGGGACGGTACCATAACATGGACTCCACCTGCCAGCTACAAGTCCTCCTGCACCATGGATGTCACCTTCTTCCCCTTCGACCGACAGAACTGCTCCATGAAGTTTGGCTCCTGGACTTACGATGGGAACATGGTGGACCTGGTCCTGGTGGATCACTATGTGGACCGGAAAGACTTCTTTGATAACGGCGAGTGGGAGATCCTCAATGCCACGGGAGTAAAGGGAAGCAGGAGGGACGAGGTGTACTGGTACCCGTTTGTCACCTACTCCTTCATCCTCAAGAGACTGCCCTTGTTCTACACCCTGTTCCTCATCATCCCATGCCTCGGCCTCTCCTTTCTGACTGTGCTGGTGTTTTATTTGCCGTCGGATGAAGGAGAGAAACTGTCACTTTCCACATCTGTGCTGGTGTCACTCACTGTGTTCCTCCTGGTCATAGAAGAAATCATCCCTTCATCCTCAAAG GTGATCCCACTGATCGGAGAGTACCTGCTCTTCATCATGATCTTCGTCACTTTCTCCATCATCGTCACCGTCTTTGTCATTAACGTCCACCACCGTTCCTCTGCAACTTACCACCCCATGGCCCCCTGGGTAAAGAGCCTCTTCCTTCAGAGACTGCCCAGACTGCTGTGTATGAGGGGCCACACTGACAG ATACCACTTTCCAGATATGGAGATGCGTAGCCCAGAGCTCAAGCCTCGCAAAGGTGTGGGGAGGAGGGGCGTTTCTAGCCACAgtggcagccagcagagaggCCCCCTCGCAGGGAAGGAGGACGAGACCCAAGCCTGGCTGGCCATGCTGGAGAAAGCCACAAATTCAGTTCGCTACATCAGCCGTCACATCAAAAAGGAGCACTTCATACGAGAG GTTGTTCAAGACTGGAAGTTTGTGGCTCAGGTGTTGGACAGGATTTTCCTGTGGGCCTTCCTCACAGTGTCAATACTGGGAACTGTCTTAATCTTCACCCCTGCTCTGCAGATGTACCTCAGCAGTC acacacacacacacacacacaaactcatgaATACCTGCCAACAGCTGTGtcttgttttccagtttgtctttgactatgatttattgatgaagttcaataaaacattcaCACCATGTATTTCTATTGTAGAATCAAACTTTTACCTCCTGACAGTGTGTTTTGCAGCCTGTAATGACTACTGGAAACTGCAGTGTTCGAGATGCAACTTGTTATACATTGTAAGTTTGCACAGGAGTGCAAAGGATTGA
- the chrnb3a gene encoding neuronal acetylcholine receptor subunit beta-3a isoform X2 codes for MIRGSMKFAVAVLLFSLALGKATMQVQEDFVSLAEMEDSLLRNLFRGYQKWVRPVQHANDTITVRFGLKISQLVDVDEKNQLMTTNVWLWQEWVDVKLKWNPDDYGGITSIRVPSETIWLPDIVLYENADGRFEGSLMTKAIVRWDGTITWTPPASYKSSCTMDVTFFPFDRQNCSMKFGSWTYDGNMVDLVLVDHYVDRKDFFDNGEWEILNATGVKGSRRDEVYWYPFVTYSFILKRLPLFYTLFLIIPCLGLSFLTVLVFYLPSDEGEKLSLSTSVLVSLTVFLLVIEEIIPSSSKVIPLIGEYLLFIMIFVTFSIIVTVFVINVHHRSSATYHPMAPWVKSLFLQRLPRLLCMRGHTDRYHFPDMEMRSPELKPRKGVGRRGVSSHSGSQQRGPLAGKEDETQAWLAMLEKATNSVRYISRHIKKEHFIREVVQDWKFVAQVLDRIFLWAFLTVSILGTVLIFTPALQMYLSSP; via the exons ATGATCAGAGGGAGCATGAAGTTTGCGGTTGCGGTGTTGTTGTTCTCCCTGGCTCTCGGGAAGGCTACTATGCAAG TTCAGGAAGACTTTGTGTCACTGGCTGAGATGGAGGATTCGTTGTTGAGGAACCTTTTCAGGGGTTACCAGAAGTGGGTGCGGCCTGTCCAGCACGCCAATGACACCATCACTGTTCGCTTTGGGCTCAAGATCTCACAGCTGGTTGATGTG GATGAAAAGAACCAACTGATGACTACAAATGTCTGGCTCTGGCAG GAGTGGGTTGATGTGAAGCTGAAGTGGAACCCAGATGACTATGGAGGTATCACCTCCATCAGAGTGCCCTCAGAGACGATTTGGCTGCCTGACATTGTCCTGTATGAAAA TGCGGACGGTCGCTTTGAGGGTTCCCTGATGACCAAAGCCATTGTGCGCTGGGACGGTACCATAACATGGACTCCACCTGCCAGCTACAAGTCCTCCTGCACCATGGATGTCACCTTCTTCCCCTTCGACCGACAGAACTGCTCCATGAAGTTTGGCTCCTGGACTTACGATGGGAACATGGTGGACCTGGTCCTGGTGGATCACTATGTGGACCGGAAAGACTTCTTTGATAACGGCGAGTGGGAGATCCTCAATGCCACGGGAGTAAAGGGAAGCAGGAGGGACGAGGTGTACTGGTACCCGTTTGTCACCTACTCCTTCATCCTCAAGAGACTGCCCTTGTTCTACACCCTGTTCCTCATCATCCCATGCCTCGGCCTCTCCTTTCTGACTGTGCTGGTGTTTTATTTGCCGTCGGATGAAGGAGAGAAACTGTCACTTTCCACATCTGTGCTGGTGTCACTCACTGTGTTCCTCCTGGTCATAGAAGAAATCATCCCTTCATCCTCAAAG GTGATCCCACTGATCGGAGAGTACCTGCTCTTCATCATGATCTTCGTCACTTTCTCCATCATCGTCACCGTCTTTGTCATTAACGTCCACCACCGTTCCTCTGCAACTTACCACCCCATGGCCCCCTGGGTAAAGAGCCTCTTCCTTCAGAGACTGCCCAGACTGCTGTGTATGAGGGGCCACACTGACAG ATACCACTTTCCAGATATGGAGATGCGTAGCCCAGAGCTCAAGCCTCGCAAAGGTGTGGGGAGGAGGGGCGTTTCTAGCCACAgtggcagccagcagagaggCCCCCTCGCAGGGAAGGAGGACGAGACCCAAGCCTGGCTGGCCATGCTGGAGAAAGCCACAAATTCAGTTCGCTACATCAGCCGTCACATCAAAAAGGAGCACTTCATACGAGAG GTTGTTCAAGACTGGAAGTTTGTGGCTCAGGTGTTGGACAGGATTTTCCTGTGGGCCTTCCTCACAGTGTCAATACTGGGAACTGTCTTAATCTTCACCCCTGCTCTGCAGATGTACCTCAGCAGTCcttga